The following is a genomic window from Treponema pallidum subsp. pallidum str. Nichols.
ATCGTGCATCCGCGGTGGCAGGGAATCCTGGTGAAAGAATGTGTTTCTAAAGAAAAGCGAATCTATGACCTCAAGCAGCTCCTAGAGATTTCTAAGAGTTTGAATTCTCTCCTTGAGTTTACTCACCTGGTAGAAGCCATCCTCTACGTCGCGATGGCCCAGACCAAGACGCTGGGGGCAGCGCTTTTCACCAAGAAAAACGCCGGTATGAAAAAATTGTCTTTGAGCCGCAATGTGTGCGGCTTTGACGTTTCCCACCATGCACAGCTGATAATCTCGGAAGAGGACCCTATTCTCAGACTTCTGGACGAAAAGGCCTGTTGTCTTTCTCCCGAAGAGGTACAGAGCGCGCTCGCCCCCTCAAAGAGCGTACGTTCGCTCCTTGACTTGCAACCTTCGCTCTTTGTTCCACTAAGAGCAAAGGACCACCTTGTTGGTCTTATCCTTTTAGGCAAGAAAATCAACGTACACGAAGCCTACACTCCCTACGATCAGAGCATCATCATGGATATTGCACAGCTTGCTGCTATTGCCATCAACAATGCGTTACTGCTTGAGCAAGCTACCACTGACATGATGACCCAGATGAAGCTCAAACACTACTTCTTTGCCATGCTCACCGCGAAGCTCGATACACTCAGTACACAAGAGACCGTATCTGTTCTCATGCTTGATATCGACTTTTTCAAACAGATCAACGACACGCACGGTCATCTGTGTGGCGATCTAGTTCTCCAACATGTGGCAGAAATTATTCGATCCTGCACCCGTCCATGCGACATCGCCTCTCGCTATGGGGGAGAAGAATTTATGCTCATGCTATCCAACAACTCGTCTCGGGAAGCTGCGCACGTTGCAGAACGCATTCGCGTGGCAACCGAGCAATTGACCATCCCCTACCATGAGGTATCAATTCGAGTCACTGTTTCTGCAGGCGTCGCAGAATACCTTCCTAACCAAGAATCCGCCGAAACACTGATAAAGCGTGCAGACAGTGCGCTGTATCAAGCCAAACAAAATGGCAGAAACAAAGTCGTCATCTCAGAGAAAAACATGTGCTCATCTCAGGAATAAACCGATACTGGCGGCATGAGTGTGATCAGGAAGCCCTTCAGGTACTCGTACACCAATGTGACCCTTTCCCTTGTGCTCGCGAATGGGGCGGTGTTTGTGATCACGTCGTTGGTTGAATCACTGGGTATATATCTGGCGCTCGTGCCAGGACTCGTACGTTACCACCGTATGTATTGGCAAATATTCACCTATCAGTTCGTACACAGCGGCGTGTGGCACTTGCTTTTTAACATGCTAGGACTAGTGTTTTTCGGGCAGACGATAGAAAAGAAGATGGGATCTTCTGAAATGCTGTTGTTTTATTTGCTTGTCGGTACACTCTGTGGTGCGGGTGCGTGCGCGGCATATCTGTGTGTCGGTCGGTTGAACGTACTGCTGTTGGGGGC
Proteins encoded in this region:
- the dgcA gene encoding diguanylate cyclase DgcA, translated to MKECVSKEKRIYDLKQLLEISKSLNSLLEFTHLVEAILYVAMAQTKTLGAALFTKKNAGMKKLSLSRNVCGFDVSHHAQLIISEEDPILRLLDEKACCLSPEEVQSALAPSKSVRSLLDLQPSLFVPLRAKDHLVGLILLGKKINVHEAYTPYDQSIIMDIAQLAAIAINNALLLEQATTDMMTQMKLKHYFFAMLTAKLDTLSTQETVSVLMLDIDFFKQINDTHGHLCGDLVLQHVAEIIRSCTRPCDIASRYGGEEFMLMLSNNSSREAAHVAERIRVATEQLTIPYHEVSIRVTVSAGVAEYLPNQESAETLIKRADSALYQAKQNGRNKVVISEKNMCSSQE
- a CDS encoding rhomboid family intramembrane serine protease; the protein is MSVIRKPFRYSYTNVTLSLVLANGAVFVITSLVESLGIYLALVPGLVRYHRMYWQIFTYQFVHSGVWHLLFNMLGLVFFGQTIEKKMGSSEMLLFYLLVGTLCGAGACAAYLCVGRLNVLLLGASGSIFAILFLFSVMFPTALIYLWGVIPIPAPLLIVGYILFEIFDLFFSRDNVSHLTHLLGVLFAWGYIRIRFGIKPLKVWSIVP